From the genome of Varibaculum prostatecancerukia, one region includes:
- a CDS encoding InlB B-repeat-containing protein yields the protein MSNSKLWEGPMLNFNNQPGTLSAEKSGGAIQQSASFLKRLLIVTLFCALSFMLSAPSLVQAEDLQEGTPAEQPSTNVQPVNTADPAKLITSAAPENKAPAKANTQADDGLEIGPENIGQPVGAAAKPKVNPVFAGNKTVSGSLTIGAGQRKSKKLDVTIHVTVSRQAGGTEEKTVTIPYTDKSQDWTVNLGSELAEGDKVTVKQEYNNEISEAVVLEVKKSLADQHKDELKMPSGEIWIEHTNSNQINNDEQAEAVQMLKDANTAIAGDIKSVKFSIDGTEHAYYEVTYTDGSTSGKIEAPDLKIKTVTETSAAPTIEKVQVTDGQIIVTFANAVAAGTKFQFVKEFRDGEDRNFSPKGSCIVDKSDSKEMSQAVIVNGTTVTFPITDKVNDLKLGTEFGIIVKEPHKFRSCAKSEPVITTPDKVAVRDPHKLTDADKKAIDKAIRDANTVNGVSKLPDGTGYLTDPAFIEFDKDGNVTIISPNDVEVDWDNAGNPIYQKNADGTYKVNNGAKVTKFPAKDLVKNIAPESPAIAVDTDKGEVTITPPAYKDPGDDTDLASYTVSYKDADGKDKTITATRDLKTNKWSGSGVDENTGVITLKVGDIEVGGTITAKAKDKGGLEGDTEELESAPASETLETVEVTYDAGGGRGTMTDGKLKDGKKLNKGSKYTILDNAFTAPDDTQEFKAWEVDGKEVPAGTEITVKANTVVKAVWKKIQVKVTYDGNGGEGNMEGKTLDKGSKYTLAANGFTAPENQEFKTWEIDGKEVAPDTEITVNKNTTVKAVWKDIMVDINFEPGEGGSGTMDKETVKKGSTFKLPPSKFKAPKNMEFKGWKIGDEEKAVGDEITVNDNTTVTAIWKKIPVTVTYDGNGGKGTMKESKTLYKGDTYKVLASTFTAPENQEFDTWEIDGEKVAADTEITLTKDTVVKAIWKDIMVDVNFEPGEGSGNMDKKSVKKGSTFKLPASTFKAPKDKELKGWKIGDKEYQVGDEITVEGNTTITAIWKDKPASSSTTPGNQKPGNQAKPQKQHPSAAGELSRTGANGMYSVYSAMIMLAAGSLFVISRRRRAQR from the coding sequence ATGAGTAACAGCAAGTTATGGGAAGGTCCTATGCTTAACTTCAATAATCAACCTGGCACCTTGTCAGCAGAGAAATCAGGTGGCGCGATTCAGCAGTCTGCCAGTTTCCTTAAGAGGCTGCTGATCGTCACCCTATTTTGTGCCTTGAGCTTCATGCTCTCAGCGCCTTCCTTGGTGCAGGCCGAGGATTTGCAGGAGGGGACGCCGGCGGAGCAACCAAGCACTAATGTGCAGCCAGTAAACACCGCAGACCCTGCCAAGCTTATAACCAGTGCAGCACCGGAAAACAAGGCGCCTGCCAAAGCGAATACCCAGGCGGACGATGGCCTGGAGATCGGACCGGAGAATATTGGGCAACCCGTGGGTGCTGCCGCAAAACCGAAGGTCAATCCTGTATTTGCTGGAAATAAAACTGTTTCTGGATCATTAACTATCGGAGCCGGACAACGGAAGTCAAAAAAGCTAGATGTGACTATTCACGTGACCGTGAGTCGTCAAGCAGGTGGAACCGAAGAAAAAACGGTCACTATTCCATACACGGACAAAAGTCAGGACTGGACGGTTAATTTAGGTAGTGAGCTTGCGGAGGGCGATAAAGTCACTGTAAAGCAAGAGTATAATAACGAAATTTCTGAAGCTGTCGTTCTGGAAGTTAAGAAATCTTTAGCGGATCAGCATAAAGATGAGTTAAAAATGCCATCCGGAGAAATCTGGATTGAACACACGAACTCCAACCAGATAAATAACGATGAGCAAGCAGAAGCTGTTCAAATGTTAAAAGATGCAAACACTGCAATAGCTGGTGATATTAAATCAGTTAAGTTTTCTATTGATGGCACGGAACATGCATACTATGAAGTGACCTATACCGATGGATCAACCTCCGGAAAAATTGAAGCTCCGGACCTAAAAATCAAAACGGTAACGGAAACATCTGCTGCTCCGACAATAGAAAAAGTACAGGTAACAGACGGACAGATTATCGTTACATTTGCTAACGCGGTTGCCGCAGGTACGAAATTTCAATTTGTCAAAGAATTTAGGGATGGAGAGGACAGGAATTTTTCCCCAAAGGGAAGCTGTATAGTGGACAAATCTGACTCAAAAGAGATGTCTCAAGCAGTAATCGTTAACGGCACAACAGTTACTTTCCCAATTACGGATAAGGTTAACGATTTAAAACTCGGAACAGAGTTCGGTATCATTGTCAAAGAGCCACATAAATTCCGTTCTTGCGCGAAGTCTGAGCCGGTAATAACAACCCCCGACAAAGTCGCCGTGAGAGATCCTCACAAATTAACGGATGCGGATAAAAAAGCCATCGATAAAGCTATTCGAGATGCCAATACGGTAAATGGCGTATCTAAACTCCCCGATGGAACTGGATATTTAACCGATCCTGCGTTTATCGAGTTTGATAAAGATGGAAACGTTACAATAATCAGTCCTAATGATGTGGAAGTTGATTGGGATAATGCCGGCAATCCGATATATCAAAAAAATGCCGATGGAACCTATAAAGTAAACAATGGAGCCAAAGTCACTAAATTCCCGGCGAAAGATCTAGTGAAAAATATTGCCCCTGAATCTCCGGCGATTGCGGTAGATACGGATAAGGGTGAAGTAACCATTACCCCACCGGCTTATAAAGATCCCGGTGATGATACCGACTTGGCGTCTTACACCGTCAGTTATAAGGATGCTGATGGTAAGGATAAAACCATAACCGCAACGCGAGATTTGAAAACCAATAAATGGAGCGGATCGGGTGTTGATGAGAACACCGGTGTGATTACTCTGAAAGTTGGAGACATCGAAGTTGGTGGAACCATCACGGCAAAAGCGAAAGACAAAGGCGGTCTTGAGGGTGATACTGAAGAGCTTGAATCAGCTCCGGCCAGTGAGACGCTTGAAACGGTTGAGGTAACCTACGATGCGGGCGGCGGTAGGGGAACCATGACCGATGGGAAACTCAAGGACGGTAAGAAGCTGAATAAGGGCTCAAAGTACACGATTTTGGATAATGCTTTCACTGCTCCTGATGACACCCAAGAGTTTAAAGCCTGGGAAGTTGACGGCAAAGAGGTACCTGCGGGTACCGAGATCACCGTTAAAGCCAACACGGTCGTAAAGGCCGTTTGGAAGAAAATCCAGGTGAAAGTGACCTATGACGGTAACGGCGGCGAAGGAAACATGGAAGGTAAGACCCTAGACAAGGGCAGCAAGTATACCTTGGCCGCTAACGGCTTCACCGCCCCGGAGAACCAAGAGTTTAAGACTTGGGAGATTGATGGGAAAGAGGTAGCCCCTGATACCGAAATCACGGTCAACAAAAACACCACGGTGAAAGCCGTCTGGAAAGACATCATGGTTGATATCAACTTTGAACCAGGTGAAGGCGGCTCCGGCACCATGGACAAGGAGACCGTCAAGAAAGGTAGCACTTTTAAGTTGCCTCCTAGCAAGTTCAAGGCGCCTAAGAATATGGAGTTCAAAGGCTGGAAGATAGGTGATGAGGAAAAGGCTGTCGGTGACGAGATCACCGTCAACGATAACACCACTGTCACCGCCATCTGGAAGAAGATCCCGGTTACCGTTACTTACGACGGAAACGGTGGCAAAGGAACTATGAAAGAAAGTAAGACCCTATACAAGGGGGATACCTACAAGGTGCTTGCTTCTACGTTCACTGCCCCGGAGAACCAAGAGTTCGATACCTGGGAAATTGACGGCGAAAAAGTTGCAGCGGATACCGAGATCACTCTCACCAAAGACACCGTGGTGAAAGCTATCTGGAAAGACATCATGGTTGACGTCAACTTTGAACCAGGTGAAGGCTCCGGCAATATGGACAAGAAGTCTGTAAAGAAAGGTAGCACTTTCAAACTGCCTGCTAGCACGTTCAAGGCCCCTAAGGATAAGGAGTTGAAAGGCTGGAAGATAGGTGATAAGGAATACCAGGTCGGTGACGAAATCACCGTCGAAGGTAACACTACTATCACCGCCATCTGGAAGGACAAGCCAGCTTCTTCCTCGACTACTCCGGGTAATCAAAAGCCTGGTAACCAGGCGAAGCCACAGAAACAGCACCCGAGTGCAGCTGGGGAGCTGTCAAGGACGGGGGCTAATGGGATGTATTCCGTGTATTCCGCAATGATTATGCTGGCAGCCGGCAGTCTGTTCGTGATTAGCCGCCGGCGGCGCGCTCAGCGCTAA
- the malQ gene encoding 4-alpha-glucanotransferase, protein MSDSQEDLKELANAYGIAIDYWDYSGVHRIVSDETLRAVLKAMDIDADTPAQVAASLKMVEERPWRRVLPECVVTRNDDNYWVRVHVPHGKAVTVTMHFEEGGSWDLPQLDVLVAPREINGVLTGEATFNIPPGQPLGWHRLTAQVEGDERPYTCPVAVTPARLGMPNLRDGRAWGVMSQFYANPSRNSWGIGDAADLAKICKWVASKGADFLLINPVHASQVTSPLENSPYLPCSRRFWNPIYIRPDAIVEAKELPKKKREKLAELRRKAQRSLSEAMPADHPGVCGAGAHFFSGDLVKRDPVWKRKLRALEIIYQVPRSQEREADYQQFLTEQGAALEQFATWCALTEKYGLELPEKWQRPDASQFEKCGEKLRKRAEFFKWLQWLCYRQLRQAHQVAVDSGMKIGVMHDLAVGVHHLGADHWTDPAVYAQGISVGAPADMYNQLGQNWSQPPWRPDRLEQQAYEPLRRTVEAAAKMGGALRIDHIMGLLRLWWIPEGMLPKDGTYVRYNHQAMVGVLLLEAYRNNLVVVGEDLGTVEPWVRDYLRYRGILGTGVLFFEFDAPDHLVPPADYRREQLAAVNTHDMPPVAGYLTGEDLRVRESLDLLDSSRAEAEANQERVFGAVRRALIEHAGLAEDETDMGEMIRALYRYIAATPAQLVVLTLADAVQEQLTENQPGTEYEYPNWCVPLRDQEGKTRFLEDVTADQFANQLLEMLESAVHPN, encoded by the coding sequence ATGAGCGATAGTCAAGAGGATCTTAAAGAACTGGCGAACGCCTACGGAATTGCGATTGATTACTGGGACTATTCCGGGGTTCACCGCATAGTTTCCGATGAAACTCTGCGCGCAGTCCTCAAGGCGATGGATATTGACGCGGATACGCCTGCGCAGGTGGCGGCCTCGCTAAAAATGGTTGAGGAGCGTCCTTGGCGGCGCGTCCTCCCCGAATGTGTGGTTACCCGCAACGATGACAACTATTGGGTGCGGGTACACGTTCCGCACGGTAAAGCGGTAACCGTAACCATGCATTTTGAGGAGGGCGGGTCTTGGGATTTGCCCCAGTTGGATGTGTTAGTGGCTCCCCGCGAAATCAATGGGGTGCTCACCGGGGAAGCTACTTTCAATATTCCTCCCGGGCAGCCTTTGGGTTGGCATCGTTTAACCGCCCAGGTAGAAGGGGATGAACGCCCCTATACTTGCCCAGTAGCGGTCACTCCGGCGCGTCTGGGAATGCCGAATTTGCGTGATGGGCGTGCCTGGGGAGTAATGAGCCAGTTCTATGCCAACCCTTCCCGGAATTCTTGGGGGATCGGGGACGCGGCAGATTTGGCGAAGATCTGTAAATGGGTGGCCTCCAAGGGCGCGGATTTCTTGCTGATTAACCCGGTGCATGCTTCCCAGGTGACTTCGCCCCTAGAAAACTCTCCCTATTTGCCTTGTTCGCGTCGCTTTTGGAATCCGATTTATATTCGCCCCGATGCGATTGTTGAAGCTAAGGAACTCCCGAAGAAGAAGCGGGAAAAGCTGGCGGAGCTGCGGCGTAAAGCCCAACGCTCCCTTAGTGAAGCGATGCCCGCCGATCATCCCGGAGTTTGCGGAGCCGGAGCTCACTTCTTTAGTGGCGATTTAGTCAAACGCGACCCCGTCTGGAAACGGAAACTGCGCGCCCTAGAGATTATTTACCAGGTTCCACGCTCGCAGGAACGAGAAGCCGACTATCAGCAGTTCCTCACCGAACAGGGCGCGGCTCTGGAACAGTTTGCAACCTGGTGTGCTTTGACCGAAAAATATGGTTTAGAGCTGCCTGAGAAGTGGCAACGTCCAGATGCTTCCCAATTTGAAAAATGTGGGGAGAAGTTACGAAAGCGAGCCGAATTCTTTAAATGGTTGCAATGGCTTTGCTACCGGCAGCTACGGCAGGCGCACCAAGTGGCCGTCGATTCCGGAATGAAGATCGGGGTCATGCACGACTTGGCGGTAGGGGTTCACCATTTGGGTGCTGACCATTGGACCGACCCGGCGGTCTACGCGCAGGGCATCTCGGTGGGTGCTCCTGCCGATATGTATAACCAGTTGGGGCAGAACTGGTCGCAGCCACCTTGGCGCCCAGACCGCCTAGAACAGCAGGCCTATGAACCTTTACGACGCACGGTCGAGGCGGCCGCCAAAATGGGGGGCGCGCTGCGTATCGACCATATTATGGGGCTGTTGCGCCTGTGGTGGATTCCCGAAGGGATGCTCCCGAAAGATGGCACCTACGTGCGCTATAACCATCAAGCGATGGTGGGGGTACTGCTGCTTGAGGCTTACCGAAATAATCTGGTGGTAGTCGGCGAAGATTTGGGTACCGTAGAGCCTTGGGTGCGCGACTACCTGCGCTACCGGGGGATTTTAGGTACCGGGGTGCTGTTCTTTGAGTTCGATGCTCCGGACCATTTGGTACCGCCCGCGGATTATCGGCGAGAGCAATTGGCGGCGGTCAATACCCACGATATGCCGCCAGTGGCGGGCTACCTTACCGGCGAAGACTTGCGGGTTAGGGAATCTTTGGATCTTTTGGATTCTTCGCGCGCAGAGGCTGAAGCCAACCAGGAGCGAGTTTTTGGGGCGGTACGCCGCGCGCTGATTGAACACGCGGGTCTGGCGGAAGATGAGACCGATATGGGCGAGATGATTCGCGCCCTCTACCGTTATATCGCCGCTACCCCCGCGCAGCTGGTGGTCTTGACCTTGGCGGATGCAGTGCAAGAACAGCTAACCGAAAATCAGCCCGGTACCGAGTATGAATACCCGAACTGGTGCGTACCGTTGCGTGACCAAGAGGGGAAAACTAGGTTCTTAGAGGACGTTACCGCTGATCAGTTCGCTAATCAGCTTTTGGAGATGCTAGAGAGCGCAGTGCATCCTAACTAG
- a CDS encoding PTS transporter subunit EIIB, with protein sequence MEKAKQLLAGLGGTENITEIEPCITRLRVDVKDPQQIDEEVLAAGGALGVVKTGRCIQVVVGPVADELAAEIEKLR encoded by the coding sequence ATGGAAAAGGCAAAACAGCTGCTGGCAGGGCTAGGTGGCACCGAAAACATTACCGAGATTGAACCGTGCATCACCCGCCTGCGGGTAGATGTAAAAGACCCACAGCAGATAGATGAGGAAGTATTAGCTGCTGGTGGAGCCCTAGGCGTGGTGAAAACCGGTCGCTGTATTCAAGTGGTGGTAGGTCCCGTGGCAGATGAACTGGCTGCCGAAATTGAAAAACTGCGCTAA
- a CDS encoding HAD family hydrolase: MSADINTNSVNIDERKTYGSLKGLLLDLDGTLIDSEHTHLAAYRRMFAAKGWRIAEEEMEIFKGRPGPEVFQSEPGPWNGLDPEALGLEARSYVDTRRDPPRIFTGAREIMQLEMPKCLVTSAWRQWAQLAAQLLKAPASLKVISQEDISAGKPDPEPYLVGAKTLKLPASSCIVIEDTTSGVISAREAGAGRIYAVTTSQSREVLQSAGADLVSDSLEGLLPYLGGETSS, from the coding sequence ATGAGCGCAGATATCAACACCAACAGCGTAAACATTGATGAGCGGAAAACTTACGGCTCTTTGAAAGGGTTACTACTCGACCTGGACGGCACCCTGATCGACTCTGAACACACTCACCTGGCCGCCTATCGGCGCATGTTTGCGGCGAAAGGATGGCGAATAGCAGAGGAAGAAATGGAGATTTTCAAGGGGCGCCCTGGCCCGGAAGTGTTCCAAAGCGAACCCGGCCCTTGGAACGGCCTCGACCCGGAAGCTCTCGGCCTGGAGGCTCGCTCCTACGTTGATACCCGGCGCGATCCCCCACGGATTTTTACTGGCGCCCGCGAAATCATGCAACTTGAGATGCCAAAATGTTTAGTTACTTCCGCCTGGAGGCAGTGGGCGCAGTTAGCCGCCCAGCTACTCAAAGCCCCGGCCAGCCTGAAAGTGATTAGCCAAGAAGATATTAGTGCCGGCAAACCCGACCCGGAACCCTACCTAGTGGGAGCGAAAACCCTGAAGCTGCCCGCGTCCTCCTGCATCGTCATCGAAGACACTACCAGCGGAGTTATCTCGGCGCGCGAGGCCGGAGCCGGCAGAATCTATGCGGTTACCACCAGTCAAAGCCGCGAAGTACTGCAAAGCGCGGGAGCCGACCTAGTAAGCGATAGTCTAGAGGGGCTACTGCCCTACCTCGGCGGCGAAACCTCGTCCTAA